A genomic window from Cucumis melo cultivar AY chromosome 8, USDA_Cmelo_AY_1.0, whole genome shotgun sequence includes:
- the LOC103497254 gene encoding uncharacterized protein LOC103497254, with protein sequence MRKTTSEEEEAESQREKELKLSVIVWKDVGKVVGSDSSSIAGRTDNEIKNFWNSCLKKKLMKQGIDPATHKPLEENMEAIKDEKKNSTYNNEKPKMEAIHHHHHLHGNISKINEESSQHFVNKIEFDSLSSYLNGEYNNNSQFASVQYNSNIRSYDQNFFYSNSSIGIGSYSSCEHGNVSRTDFSENSASGLTSFFMNEVKESSSNNSSVVSNYSGYHMNNNPGENNNNNNNEGGFSWESENKLENLLEFQTNQMKNLEFKGSSSVEESKIIQNQINSATFGSYHPLMSMSENERAGSFGIDDELQADIEGGNGDILTTKQKVKEKTVVDGQTGHGNDGTVANSEKEDGINAELALLLLKMQLLILF encoded by the exons GTTTGGAAAGATGTGGGAAAAGTT GTGGGCTCAGATAGCAGCTCAATTGCAGGAAGAACAGACAATGAGATAAAGAATTTTTGGAATTCATGTTTGAAAAAGAAGCTGATGAAGCAAGGAATTGATCCAGCAACTCACAAGCCATTGGAGGAAAACATGGAAGCCATTAAAGATGAGAAGAAGAACAGTACTTATAATAACGAGAAGCCAAAAATGGAAGctattcatcatcatcatcatcttcatggaAATATTTCCAAGATCAACGAAGAATCATCACAACATTTTGTTAACAAGATTGAATTTGATTCTCTCAGCTCTTACTTAAACGGTGAGTACAATAACAATTCACAATTTGCATCAGTACAATACAATTCCAATATCAGATCATATGATCAAAACTTTTTCTATTCAAATTCAAGTATTGGGATAGGAAGTTATTCAAGTTGTGAACATGGGAACGTGTCAAGAACAGATTTTTCTGAGAATTCAGCATCTGGGTTGACTTCATTTTTTATGAATGAAGTAAAAGAAAGCTCAAGTAATAATAGTTCAGTAGTGAGTAATTATTCAGGGTATCATATGAACAATAATCCAGGtgaaaacaacaacaacaacaacaatgaAGGTGGATTTTCATGGGAATCTGAGAACAAGCTCGAGAATTTGTTAGAGTTTCAAACAAATCAAATGAAGAACTTGGAATTCAAAGGAAGTTCTTCTGTTGAAGAATCAAAGATCattcaaaatcaaataaattcaGCAACTTTTGGAAGCTATCATCCTTTAATGTCAATGTCAGAAAATGAAAGAGCAGGAAGTTTTGGAATC GATGATGAACTGCAAGCTGACATTGAAGGTGGAAATGGGGACATATTAACTACT AAACAAAAAGTGAAGGAAAAAACAGTTGTCGATGGTCAGACTGGACACGGTAATGATGGAACAGTAGCTAATAGTGAGAAG GAAGATGGCATCAATGCTGAGCTAGCCTTGCTCCTTCTGAAGATGCAATTGTTGATTCTCTTTtag
- the LOC103497255 gene encoding probable calcium-binding protein CML36 codes for MMKIPKRFSPKRLFRSKKHQSADVSRSDPPSFGSGTSSSSSSSENFFKPNSVNTGYGTPTSVLDSDVRENEGVVTRKELEAILSRIASEEEVAMMLSEVDSGGDGFIRLEELMARVGSGEAAGESELRETFEFFDADQDGRITAEELHGVFRSIGDEQCTLEDCRRMIRDVDENGDGFVCFAEFVRMMELQR; via the coding sequence ATGATGAAAATCCCCAAAAGATTTAGCCCTAAACGACTCTTCCGATCCAAAAAGCATCAGTCCGCCGACGTATCCCGCTCCGATCCACCGTCTTTCGGCTCCGGtacctcctcctcctcttcctcttccgAGAACTTCTTCAAACCTAACTCCGTCAACACCGGTTACGGAACCCCGACTAGCGTTCTGGACTCCGACGTGAGGGAGAACGAAGGGGTTGTGACGAGGAAGGAATTGGAGGCGATTCTTAGCCGGATCGCGTCAGAGGAAGAGGTCGCGATGATGTTGAGCGAAGTGGATAGCGGGGGCGATGGGTTTATCCGGTTGGAGGAATTGatggctcgggtcgggtcaggTGAAGCGGCGGGAGAATCGGAGCTCCGAGAGACGTTTGAGTTTTTTGACGCCGATCAGGATGGGAGGATAACGGCAGAGGAGCTTCACGGGGTTTTTAGATCAATCGGTGATGAGCAGTGCACATTAGAGGATTGCCGGCGTATGATAAGGGATGTGGATGAGAACGGGGATGGGTTTGTGTGTTTCGCGGAGTTTGTGCGTATGATGGAGCTGCAGAGATGA